From one Coffea eugenioides isolate CCC68of chromosome 11, Ceug_1.0, whole genome shotgun sequence genomic stretch:
- the LOC113753540 gene encoding uncharacterized protein LOC113753540, with protein MIPVLNWWRISFRARRLVRGKAMASTSSIVARTLTLHCVRHDHSVSHNSRVNRVAPVGIPGRRELLLLMTATTALKAGEMPSRAQDIGLFGLRKKLKKAEEAAEEIVREGFEAADKGIEVAGKGIEAAEKGLKTAEKDIVSAEKQIEGAVSFGGFAQAGVVAGAEFVGVLVATSVVDGILGPEAQKS; from the coding sequence ATGATACCAGTTTTAAACTGGTGGAGGATTAGCTTCAGAGCTCGCCGGTTAGTGAGAGGAAAAGCAATGGCGTCCACAAGCTCAATAGTAGCACGCACACTCACCCTCCACTGTGTGCGCCACGACCACTCTGTTTCGCACAATTCTCGCGTCAATAGGGTTGCGCCGGTTGGCATTCCGGGAAGGAGGGAGTTGCTGTTGCTGATGACCGCGACCACAGCACTGAAGGCTGGGGAGATGCCGTCTAGAGCGCAGGACATAGGGTTGTTCGGGTTGAGGAAGAAGCTGAAGAAAGCGGAGGAAGCAGCTGAGGAGATAGTTAGGGAAGGGTTCGAGGCAGCTGACAAGGGAATTGAAGTGGCGGGAAAGGGAATTGAAGCGGCGGAGAAAGGCCTAAAGACGGCGGAGAAAGACATAGTGTCAGCGGAGAAACAGATCGAAGGGGCGGTGAGTTTCGGAGGATTTGCCCAGGCGGGCGTGGTGGCGGGAGCTGAATTTGTTGGTGTTCTGGTTGCCACGTCAGTTGTGGACGGGATTTTAGGGCCTGAAGCTCAGAAATCTTGA